The DNA sequence GATATATCGGAAAGAAATGGCTGCTTTTTTTAACAGCCCGGTCGCGTATATTGTGCTGATCGTATTTGCACTCATTACATCATGGTTCTTTACCAATACTTTTTTTCTGTCCAATCAATCGGATTTGCGGAGTTTATTTGATGTTGTTCCTTGGGTCTATCTTTTTTTCATTCCGGCCATCTCTATGGGATCGATTGCGAGGGAGAAAAACAGCGGAACGATGGAATTTCTGGCGACGCTTCCGATGAAGGATTCGCACATTGTTTTGGGAAAGTTTTTGGCGATCGTTTCGCTCATTGGCATAGCTTTGTTGTTCACTGGAATTCATTTTATTACTCTGTTGTTTGTCGGTACGGCCGTTGATATTGGCGCTATTTTCAGCGGATATTTCGGACTTTTATTGGTAGGGGCGGCTTATACGGCTATTGGCATTTTGGGAAGCTCGGTGACTGAAAATCAGATCGCAGCATTTCTCCTTAGTTTTCTTTTTATTTCAATACTATGGTTTTTAGAAAAAATCTTGCCGTTTGTTCCCGATTTTATGACAGAAGTGCTTCAGTTTATCAGTATTGATTATCATTTGAACAACATTTCACGGGGGGTAATCGACTCGCGAAACCTGATTTATTTTGGGTCATTAATGGTGTTTTTTTTGATCATGAGCGCGCGGGTTTTAGAAATCAGAAAGTGGAGATAAGATGGAAATCAGTAATAAAAATCAATTCGTCAAATATTTTTTGTTGATGGCCGCCATTTTGGTGGTTTTAAACATCGTTTCGAGGACATTGTTTTTTCGGTGGGATGCGACGGATTCTAAGATGTA is a window from the bacterium genome containing:
- a CDS encoding ABC transporter permease subunit → MDNIKLIYRKEMAAFFNSPVAYIVLIVFALITSWFFTNTFFLSNQSDLRSLFDVVPWVYLFFIPAISMGSIAREKNSGTMEFLATLPMKDSHIVLGKFLAIVSLIGIALLFTGIHFITLLFVGTAVDIGAIFSGYFGLLLVGAAYTAIGILGSSVTENQIAAFLLSFLFISILWFLEKILPFVPDFMTEVLQFISIDYHLNNISRGVIDSRNLIYFGSLMVFFLIMSARVLEIRKWR